The following are encoded in a window of Amaranthus tricolor cultivar Red isolate AtriRed21 chromosome 2, ASM2621246v1, whole genome shotgun sequence genomic DNA:
- the LOC130806353 gene encoding methylmalonate-semialdehyde dehydrogenase [acylating], mitochondrial produces MLKFSLQRATNAKLLKPQMFAAKYSTATEPSNQQRKPPRAPLLIGGKFIDSQATETIDVLNPATQEVVSQVPLTTREEFKAAASAAKQAFPAWRNTPVTTRQRVMFKLQELIRRDMDKLAFNITTEQGKTLKDAQGDVFRGLEVVEHVCGMGTLQMGEYVSNVANGIDTYSVREPLGVCAGICPFNFPAMIPLWMFPVAIACGNTYILKPSEKDPGASIMLAKLAKEAGLPDGVLNIVHGTNDIVNAICDDDDIRAVSFVGSNTAGMHIYGRASAKGKRVQSNMGAKNHAIVMPDANIDTAASALVAAGFGAAGQRCMALSTVVIVGDLKTWENKLVKLAKSLKVNAGTEPDADLGPVISKQAKERICNLIQRGVESGGRLVLDGRNIVVPGYETGNFIGPTILSDVTPDMECYKEEIFGPVLLCMQADSLEEAINIVNKNKYGNGASIFTSSGAAARKFQTEIEAGQVGINVPIPVPLPFFSFTGSKASFAGDLNFYGKAGVQFYTQLKTVTQQWKDLPSGVSLAMPTSQKT; encoded by the exons ATGCTCAAGTTTTCACTTCAACGAG cGACAAATGCTAAATTGCTGAAACCGCAAATGTTTGCTGCAAAGTATTCGACTGCAACTGAGCCTTCTAATCAGCAGCGTAAACCTCcg AGGGCTCCCCTATTGATTGGAGGCAAGTTCATTGATTCACAAGCAACTGAAACAATTGATGTTTTAAATCCG GCGACACAAGAAGTTGTATCCCAAGTTCCATTAACAACTAGAGAGGAGTTCAAAGCTGCAGCATCTGCAGCAAAACAAGCTTTTCCAGCATGGAGAAACACACCTGTTACAACTCGTCAGCGTGTAATGTTCAAGCTTCAAGAACTCATCAGGAGAGACATG GATAAGCTTGCTTTTAATATAACCACTGAACAAGGAAAGACACTCAAAGATGCACAGGGTGATGTTTTTCGTGGTTTAG AGGTGGTGGAACACGTCTGTGGCATGGGGACTCTTCAAATGGGAGAATATGTCTCCAACGTAGCAAATGGTATTGATACTTACAGCGTTAGAGAGCCCCTCGGCGTTTGTGCTGGCATCTGCCCCTTCAACTTTCCTGCAATGATACCTTTATGG ATGTTTCCTGTTGCAATCGCTTGTGGCAATACCTATATTTTAAAGCCATCAGAAAAAGATCCAG GGGCCTCGATTATGCTTGCTAAGTTGGCCAAGGAAGCTGGTCTACCTGATGGTGTCTTAAATATTGTTCATGGAACTAAT GACATTGTCAACGCTATATGTGATGATGACGATATCCGTGCTGTATCATTTGTTGGTTCTAATACT GCTGGCATGCACATTTATGGAAGAGCATCAGCTAAAGGAAAGCGTGTCCAG TCTAACATGGGTGCCAAGAACCATGCCATTGTCATGCCTGATGCAAACATAGATACTGCTGCAAGTGCACTTGTTGCTGCTGGATTTGGTGCAGCAGGGCAGCGGTGCATGGCACTAAGCACCGTCGTCATTGTTGGAGACTTAAAGACTTG GGAAAATAAGTTGGTCAAGCTAGCTAAATCACTGAAAGTGAATGCTGGAACTGAACCTGATGCTGACCTTGGTCCAGTCATAAGCAAGCAG GCCAAGGAACGAATCTGCAACTTGATTCAACGTGGGGTTGAATCTGGAGGGAGACTAGTTTTGGATGGAAGAAATATTGTG GTTCCGGGATATGAAACTGGAAATTTTATTGGTCCTACTATTCTCTCTGATGTTACACCTGACATGGAGTGTTATAAG GAGGAAATATTCGGTCCAGTACTTTTGTGCATGCAG GCTGATAGTTTGGAAGAAGCCATTAACATAGTTAATAAAAACAA ATATGGAAATGGAGCGTCAATTTTTACCTCATCAGGAGCTGCTGCAAGGAAATTCCAAACAGAAATTGAGGCAGGGCAG GTTGGTATTAATGTTCCAATTCCTGTACCTCTTCCGTTCTTCTCATTTACCGGAAGCAAGGCATCTTTTGCAGGCGACCTCAATTTCTATG GCAAAGCCGGAGTTCAATTTTACACCCAGCTTAAGACAGTGACCCAGCAATGGAAGGATTTACCTAGTGGAGTCTCCTTGGCTATGCCAACTTCTCAGAAGACATAA
- the LOC130805744 gene encoding uncharacterized protein LOC130805744, giving the protein MKGILFDKKPFIVKSWYPNISYEKSSLTSIPVWIKLPNLGVMYWTANMLRKIIGYLGNVLKVDNVTLTKARMMMGLSKSKSQLQVNEDGFRPLRKAFQPRVRIERQQGGKKDSVGPTMDTSQQPGQHAGSILGTSDAVSVQQLETASKSVTSQQPVQQGDFVLQSVQQGDSDLVQQIGPASGQGVVTSSSKQTPSASLRWELIPSGVMISFGAWNVRGINKTRKHIEVDRFISYHNFSLIGLLETKVKRKGLGALYLRMFPNWCITTNLAWHDGGRIIVGWKGEDVYVDILSYQSQYIHVVVSPNNGAEFVCTFVYGCMVLPTNISVNTCFMIFGL; this is encoded by the exons ATGAAAGGCATTCTCTTTGATAAAAAGCCTTTCATAGTCAAATCATGGTACCCAAATATATCGTATGAGAAGTCAAGTCTGACCTCTATTCCGGTGTGGATCAAACTACCTAATCTGGGTGTCATGTATTGGACTGCTAATATGTTGAGGAAGATTATAGGATATTTGGGTAATGTTTTGAAGGTGGACAATGTCACTCTGACCAAGGCTAGGATGAT GATGGGTTTATCTAAATCTAAGTCTCAACTACAAGTTAATGAGGATGGTTTTAGACCATTGAGGAAAGCTTTTCAGCCTCGGGTTCGTATTGAACGTCAACAAGGAGGAAAGAAGGATAGTGTGGGGCCTACTATGGACACATCTCAACAGCCTGGTCAGCATGCTGGTTCTATTTTGGGCACGTCTGATGCTGTTTCTGTTCAGCAACTTGAGACAGCCTCCAAGTCTGTTACTTCACAGCAGCCTGTTCAGCAAGGAGACTTTGTTTTG CAGTCTGTTCAGCAAGGGGACTCTGACTTGGTTCAGCAGATAGGGCCAGCTTCTGGTCAGGGTGTTGTTACCTCTTCCTCTAAGCAGACTCCTTCTGCCTCTCTG CGTTGGGAGTTGATCCCATCGGGGGTGATGATTAGTTTTGGTGCATGGAATGTAAGGGGTATTAATAAGACTAGGAAACACATAGAGGTAGATAGATTCATCTCCTACCACAATTTTAGTCTTATTGGTCTCCTTGAAACCAAAGTAAAGCGTAAAGGATTGGGGGCGCTTTATCTTCGTATGTTTCCTAATTGGTGTATTACGACTAATTTGGCTTGGCATGATGGTGGCCGTATTATAGTGGGATGGAAAGGTGAGGATGTGTACGTGGACATTTTGAGTTATCAGAGCCAATATATTCATGTTGTTGTCTCCCCAAATAATGGTGCCGAGTTTGTTTGTACCTTTGTGTATGGGTGTATGGTTCTTCCGACAAACATAAGCGTCAACACATGCTTTATGATCTTCGGGTTATGA
- the LOC130806354 gene encoding protein FLOURY 1-like, with product MVVLYLLYLASKGAIFFSLIYKICCKFQCRLMGRLCFLITLYSAIGLYKSILFQALMGLIVMEIASNLNLLVSNYNDFGCGFIMFGFFSNLFNVFVLFFVSILGFLFLLYTGKGQENRIDVAKKLSSYNGTIKMIGKNGGRDQNLEEINEFVSLNDGFNDNIGKNVEESDECCNEDQVFDVITLRNMVKDERKRANNAHNELEKERMAAASAIDEAMAMILRLQNEKSVLQMEINQLNRAAEDKQLHDQEIIQSLEWIVIKHESERSILDDQLRMCREKLKMFMKGGEWDQFDSICPTPSVFYSSMEESRVESGIGLLDLESSPI from the coding sequence ATGGTGGTTCTTTACCTTCTTTATCTAGCATCAAAAGGtgcaatttttttctctttaatatACAAAATCTGTTGCAAATTTCAATGTAGATTAATGGGCCGTCTTTGTTTCTTGATTACTCTTTATTCAGCTATTGGGTTGTATAAGAGCATTCTTTTCCAGGCACTAATGGGTTTAATTGTAATGGAAATTGCATCAAATCTCAACCTTTTGGTATCTAACTACAATGATTTTGGATGTGGGTTCATAATGTTTGGATTTTTTTCGAATTTATTCAATGTTTTTGTCCTATTTTTTGTTTccattttagggtttttattcTTGCTATACACAGGAAAGGGTCAAGAAAATAGAATTGATGTTGCTAAGAAGTTATCTTCTTATAATGGGACCATAAAAATGATAGGTAAAAATGGTGGTAGGGACCAAAACCTTGAGGAAATCAATGAATTTGTGAGTTTAAATGATGGGTTTAATGATAATATTGGTAAAAATGTTGAGGAAAGTGATGAATGTTGTAATGAAGACCAAGTGTTTGATGTAATTACTCTGAGAAACATGGTGAAGGATGAAAGAAAAAGGGCCAATAATGCTCATAATGAGCTTGAAAAGGAGAGAATGGCGGCGGCGTCTGCCATTGATGAAGCAATGGCTATGATATTGAGGTTACAGAATGAAAAGAGTGTTCTGCAAATGGAAATCAATCAGTTAAATAGAGCAGCTGAAGACAAGCAATTACATGATCAAGAAATTATTCAATCACTTGAATGGATTGTAATCAAACATGAATCTGAAAGGAGTATATTGGATGATCAATTGAGGATGTGTAGGGAGAAGTTGAAGATGTTTATGAAAGGTGGAGAATGGGATCAATTTGATAGTATTTGTCCAACCCCAAGtgttttttattcttcaatggAGGAGAGTAGGGTCGAATCGGGAATCGGCTTGCTGGATCTCGAATCATCACCAATATAA